In Microtus ochrogaster isolate Prairie Vole_2 chromosome 4, MicOch1.0, whole genome shotgun sequence, one genomic interval encodes:
- the LOC101981507 gene encoding olfactory receptor 5C1 → MNSENSTWSRVTPAEFILLGITNHWDLRVTLFLIFLPIYFVSLLGNVGMVLLIRVDARLHTPMYFFLANLSLLDAFYSSAISPKMLVDLLLSHATIPYIACALQMFVFAGLADAECCLLAVMAYDRYVAIGNPLLYTTVMSPRLCLTLLGASGLTGAVSAFVHTAFTFRLSFCGSLEVNSFFCDIPPLLAISCNDTSLNELLLFAVCGFIQTATVLVIAVSYGFIAGAVIRMQSAEGRRRAASTCGSHLTAVAILYGTLIFMYLRPSSSYALDTDKMASVFYTLIIPALNPLIYSLRNKEVKEALRRTWNRFCGRAWSTSD, encoded by the coding sequence ATGAATTCAGAGAACTCCACTTGGTCCAGAGTTACACCTGCTGAGTTTATCCTCTTGGGGATCACGAATCATTGGGACCTACGTGTGACCCTCTTCCTGATATTCCTGCCCATCTACTTTGTCAGCCTGCTGGGAAATGTGGGCATGGTGCTACTCATTCGTGTGGATGCCAggctccacacacccatgtacttcttcctggcCAACCTCTCCCTGCTAGATGCCTTCTATTCCTCTGCCATCAGCCCCAAGATGCTAGTTGACCTCCTACTGTCCCATGCCACCATCCCATATATAGCCTGTGCCCTCCAGATGTTTGTCTTCGCGGGGCTGGCTGATGCTGAGTGCTGCCTGTTAGCAGtcatggcctatgatcgctatgtGGCCATTGGGAACCCTCTTCTCTATACGACAGTTATGTCACCCCGACTATGCCTGACCTTACTAGGGGCATCAGGCCTGACTGGAGCAGTGAGTGCCTTTGTACATACAGCCTTCACCTTCCGCCTGAGCTTCTGTGGCTCACTGGAGGTCAACAGCTTCTTCTGTGATATTCCTCCACTGTTGGCCATTTCCTGCAATGACACTAGTCTCAATGAACTCCTCCTTTTTGCTGTCTGTGGCTTTATACAGACAGCCACAGTATTGGTTATCGCTGTGTCTTATGGATTCATCGCTGGGGCTGTGATCCGCATGCAGTCAGCTGAGGGCCGTCGGCGGGCAGCTTCCACATGTGGCTCTCACCTCACAGCTGTAGCCATACTATATGGAACCCTCATTTTCATGTACCTGCGTCCCAGTTCCAGCTATGCCCTGGACACTGACAAGATGGCATCTGTGTTCTACACTCTTATCATTCCAGCTCTCAACCCACTCATATACAGCCTTAGAAACAAAGAGGTCAAGGAAGCCCTTCGGCGCACCTGGAATCGGTTCTGCGGCCGAGCGTGGAGCACCAGTGATTGA